From the Candidatus Zixiibacteriota bacterium genome, the window CACCATGTGGATCACCGAACTGACCACAAAGACGAAGACTGCCGAGAGCAGAATCGGCGCCCACAACGTTACAAGGAAACCCATAGTCGATACCTCCTATGACTTCAGGCTTTGCGTACTCTGGTGAATCAATGCTGTGGCTGACCCAATTGACCGGGGCATTCATAGGACTTTGACCTCGGTCGCGCAACAACAATTGTCGTCGTCGTTCGAGTGTGTCAGTTGGAAGCGCAGTTTACTGGCTTATCCGGCCGCCTGGCGCACGATCGCGGCCAGCCGGGCCTCTGTCGCCTCGTCCAGCGCGGTGAAGAACCACGCGGATTCCATAAGCTGGTGCGGTGCGCCCTCAGCCCGCTTGAAGTTTGCTTTCTCGGTGAGGCCGAAGGTCATGTATTTGTCCGCGCGGAAGAAGCAGATGACCGGACCATTTTGGGCGTAGCCCGGCATCCCGTACCACAGCTTTGGCAGCAGTTCGGGCACGCTGCGCTTTATCAGCGCGTGCAAGCGTTCGCCGATGGCGCGATA encodes:
- a CDS encoding DUF1801 domain-containing protein; protein product: MVEKKTARKSDDEAEVLAKIAAMPAHYRAIGERLHALIKRSVPELLPKLWYGMPGYAQNGPVICFFRADKYMTFGLTEKANFKRAEGAPHQLMESAWFFTALDEATEARLAAIVRQAAG